A genome region from Candidatus Bathyarchaeota archaeon includes the following:
- a CDS encoding PAC2 family protein, whose product MTCIVKVYEKPKLENPVLLEGLPGIGFVANIAALHLIRELKAKLFAEIYSSAFQDLSVTTENGNAKPPFNELYYYKGKTGERDLIILYGNTQALTSYGQYELCGKILDLAEELGCHYIITMGGLRKDEKIDKPKLYFAASDIEVASQVLSLGAEIFGGNIFGMAGLLVALGRLRGFRGFCLLAETPGYYPDAVAAKAVLTAVCRFLNLNVDLTRLDIAVEATRRILEDYGILQPSRTEEERRESKETWLI is encoded by the coding sequence ATGACGTGCATCGTCAAAGTTTATGAAAAACCAAAACTTGAAAACCCAGTTCTGCTTGAAGGCCTCCCCGGAATAGGATTTGTAGCAAACATTGCAGCTCTACATCTAATTAGAGAATTAAAAGCAAAACTCTTCGCTGAAATATACTCTTCAGCCTTCCAAGACCTATCCGTTACAACAGAAAACGGAAATGCGAAGCCGCCTTTCAACGAACTCTACTATTATAAGGGAAAAACTGGCGAAAGAGACCTAATAATTCTGTATGGAAACACTCAAGCCTTAACATCCTATGGTCAATATGAGCTCTGCGGGAAAATACTTGACCTAGCGGAAGAACTTGGCTGTCATTACATAATAACTATGGGTGGACTGCGGAAGGATGAGAAAATTGACAAACCAAAGCTGTACTTTGCAGCTTCAGACATAGAAGTTGCAAGTCAAGTTTTAAGCCTTGGAGCTGAAATTTTCGGCGGAAACATTTTCGGGATGGCTGGACTGCTTGTTGCTTTGGGCAGACTAAGAGGATTCAGAGGTTTTTGCCTTCTGGCTGAGACTCCAGGTTATTATCCAGACGCTGTTGCAGCTAAAGCCGTCTTAACTGCTGTTTGCCGTTTTCTAAATTTGAACGTTGATTTAACCCGTTTAGATATCGCTGTTGAGGCTACCCGTAGAATTCTTGAAGATTACGGAATTCTGCAGCCTTCCAGAACAGAAGAGGAAAGAAGGGAATCTAAGGAAACTTGGCTTATCTAG
- a CDS encoding Lsm family RNA-binding protein codes for MQEMSVAGRKFFGEISALLERMVVVLTNDGKKYTGTLVGINPETLSLCLSDAKNDKGQVFDRVVLNGNIVAEILAVEKPFDLKALADRLEKVFPTMVKLYEDKGFIWVMDKIKVTEKGVVEGSGPAAERVQKVYEQFIAEMKSSKG; via the coding sequence GTGCAAGAAATGTCTGTAGCTGGAAGAAAGTTCTTTGGGGAAATCAGCGCTTTGCTTGAAAGAATGGTGGTAGTCTTAACAAACGACGGAAAAAAGTACACTGGAACCTTAGTTGGAATAAACCCTGAAACCCTAAGCCTCTGCTTGTCTGACGCGAAAAATGATAAGGGCCAAGTTTTCGACAGAGTAGTTCTTAATGGAAACATTGTGGCTGAAATACTTGCAGTTGAGAAGCCCTTCGACTTGAAGGCTTTGGCAGATAGACTTGAGAAGGTATTCCCAACCATGGTGAAGCTTTACGAGGATAAGGGCTTCATATGGGTTATGGACAAGATTAAGGTTACAGAGAAAGGAGTTGTCGAAGGCTCCGGGCCGGCGGCCGAAAGAGTTCAAAAAGTTTATGAACAATTTATTGCCGAAATGAAAAGTTCAAAGGGCTAG
- a CDS encoding NTP transferase domain-containing protein, which produces MKAVVLAAGKGTRLRPLTFTRPKHLLPVGGKPILEHVLLAIKNAGIKEVCMVVNYKAEMIKEHFSDGSKLNLKIEYIVQQELKGTADAIKVAEPYVNENFLVIYGDLLFTPEVLRKIISSYKQNQPSALMAVVPVENPEHYGVVKLEENWVVDLVEKPSREEAPSNLVNAGIYVFSSEIFEKIEKTKISKRGELEITDSLKLLIAEGRKLLAEKISRKEWIDIGYPWSLLEANKWILERSTSSILGNVESGAVLTGNVIVEEEARIRSGAYIEGPTFIGKNSDIGPNCYIRPYTSIGKEVRIGNACEIKNSIIMDKTHIGHLSYVGDSIIGENCNFGAGTKIANLRFDRKTVKMKIKDKIVDSGKRKLGVVFGDNVSTGIGSLFMPGVKVGNDCWIDAGAVVRRDVPPKTFVKLRQRLEQASLEKTRP; this is translated from the coding sequence TTGAAAGCCGTCGTGTTGGCTGCTGGAAAGGGAACAAGACTTAGGCCCTTAACATTTACAAGGCCGAAGCATCTTCTGCCAGTTGGTGGAAAACCCATCCTTGAACACGTTCTCTTAGCTATTAAAAATGCTGGAATAAAGGAAGTTTGCATGGTTGTCAACTATAAGGCTGAAATGATAAAGGAGCATTTCTCCGACGGCTCAAAACTCAACCTTAAAATCGAATATATTGTTCAACAAGAACTGAAAGGAACTGCAGACGCAATAAAAGTGGCTGAACCCTACGTTAATGAAAACTTTCTTGTAATATATGGAGATTTACTCTTTACACCAGAGGTTTTAAGGAAAATTATTAGCTCTTACAAGCAGAATCAACCTTCAGCTTTGATGGCTGTTGTTCCAGTTGAAAATCCGGAACACTATGGCGTTGTTAAACTTGAGGAAAACTGGGTTGTAGATTTGGTTGAAAAACCGTCTAGGGAAGAGGCTCCGTCAAATCTAGTTAATGCTGGAATCTACGTTTTCTCGTCTGAAATATTCGAAAAAATAGAGAAAACCAAAATTTCAAAGCGAGGAGAACTTGAAATAACAGATTCTCTGAAACTTCTCATCGCTGAAGGAAGAAAACTCCTAGCTGAAAAAATTTCTCGAAAAGAATGGATTGACATAGGCTATCCGTGGAGCCTTCTCGAAGCAAACAAATGGATTCTTGAACGTTCAACTTCCTCAATACTTGGAAATGTTGAAAGCGGAGCAGTCTTAACGGGCAACGTTATCGTTGAGGAAGAAGCCAGAATTAGGTCTGGAGCCTACATTGAAGGCCCAACGTTCATTGGAAAAAATTCGGATATAGGCCCAAACTGTTACATTAGACCCTACACAAGCATAGGAAAAGAAGTTAGAATAGGAAACGCTTGCGAAATAAAGAACAGCATAATAATGGATAAAACTCATATTGGGCATCTATCCTATGTCGGAGACAGTATAATAGGCGAGAACTGCAACTTCGGCGCAGGAACAAAAATTGCAAACCTGCGTTTTGACAGAAAAACCGTAAAGATGAAGATTAAAGACAAAATTGTTGATAGTGGTAAAAGAAAGCTTGGAGTAGTTTTCGGAGATAACGTTTCAACTGGAATTGGTTCACTTTTCATGCCGGGAGTAAAAGTTGGAAATGATTGCTGGATTGATGCCGGTGCAGTGGTAAGACGGGATGTACCGCCGAAAACATTTGTTAAGTTGAGACAAAGATTGGAGCAAGCAAGCTTGGAGAAAACAAGGCCTTAG
- the glmM gene encoding phosphoglucosamine mutase: MEVEMPKLFGTSGIRGIANREVTSELALKVGLALATYIENGSFLVARDTRVSGEMIENALTAGILAGGANANKLGIAPTPVLAFLTKKHGLNAGVMVTASHNPPEYNGIKIFNSDSAGLNEKQQEEIEKIIKHENFRLAEWNKIGKCVDVKYWIKDYIHQILGNLSFKKSWFVVVDPGCGATSAVAPFIFKELACKVRALNAQPDGFFPGRSPLPDEESLKPLGSVVRELKADIGIAYDGDGDRVVFMDENGNFVSLDQSLALYAAYVIERNRGGTVVTHVEASMCVEDTVEKLGGKVLRTKVGDVSIANAMKNCGAVFGGEPCGAWIHPEHHFCPDGILSSVLFLKMLDEKDAKLSELISQVPSYPILREKVECPNNFKETVMRKVESKIAEVFPDFKDKITVDGVRLSLSDGWVLIRPSGTEPVIRITAEARDYTVADEIMQKTLVFVNRLVREAKS; this comes from the coding sequence TTGGAAGTTGAAATGCCAAAACTCTTTGGGACTTCAGGAATTAGAGGAATAGCAAACAGAGAAGTAACATCTGAACTGGCGTTAAAGGTCGGCTTAGCACTTGCTACCTACATTGAAAATGGCAGTTTTCTAGTTGCAAGAGATACAAGAGTTTCGGGTGAAATGATAGAAAACGCATTAACCGCTGGAATACTAGCCGGAGGAGCAAACGCTAATAAACTCGGAATTGCACCTACCCCGGTGCTTGCGTTTTTAACCAAGAAACACGGCTTAAACGCCGGAGTTATGGTTACTGCGTCACACAATCCACCAGAATACAATGGAATAAAAATATTCAACTCAGACAGCGCAGGCCTTAACGAAAAACAACAAGAAGAAATTGAGAAAATAATAAAGCATGAAAATTTCAGACTCGCCGAATGGAACAAGATTGGAAAATGCGTAGACGTTAAATATTGGATAAAAGATTACATTCACCAAATTTTGGGAAACTTAAGCTTTAAAAAATCATGGTTTGTCGTAGTTGACCCAGGCTGCGGCGCTACATCCGCGGTTGCACCGTTTATTTTCAAGGAATTAGCATGTAAAGTTAGAGCATTAAACGCCCAGCCCGACGGCTTCTTCCCGGGAAGAAGTCCTCTTCCGGACGAGGAAAGTCTTAAGCCCTTAGGCAGTGTCGTTCGCGAATTAAAAGCGGACATTGGAATAGCCTATGATGGAGATGGAGACCGCGTAGTTTTCATGGATGAAAATGGCAATTTCGTTTCTTTAGATCAGTCTTTGGCTTTGTATGCAGCTTATGTCATTGAAAGGAACCGCGGTGGGACTGTTGTTACGCATGTTGAAGCTTCAATGTGCGTTGAGGATACTGTGGAAAAATTGGGTGGGAAGGTTTTGAGAACTAAGGTTGGTGATGTGAGCATTGCAAATGCTATGAAAAATTGTGGAGCAGTTTTCGGCGGAGAACCCTGCGGAGCTTGGATTCACCCGGAACATCACTTCTGCCCAGACGGAATACTTTCGTCTGTTCTGTTCTTAAAGATGCTTGATGAAAAAGATGCTAAGTTGTCAGAACTTATCTCTCAGGTTCCGTCTTATCCGATTCTCAGAGAGAAGGTTGAATGTCCCAATAACTTCAAGGAGACTGTAATGCGGAAAGTTGAAAGCAAAATTGCTGAAGTTTTCCCAGACTTTAAAGACAAAATAACCGTTGACGGAGTTAGACTTTCCCTTTCAGACGGCTGGGTTCTCATTAGACCTTCCGGAACAGAACCAGTAATCAGAATTACCGCCGAAGCTAGAGATTACACTGTAGCAGATGAAATTATGCAGAAAACTTTAGTTTTCGTAAACAGATTAGTTAGGGAGGCTAAATCTTGA
- a CDS encoding carbohydrate kinase family protein, with product MSLDRHVNELLGLLESLEPKEFNVVVMPDFFLDRLVTVDLDVSGFSKMLAEIVSRKGGAIDGIKQLEFRGGNTANTASALAKLGAKVQVIIQTGKIGMQMLEHYLKPLEVDLSHVKVKGKTSITTAIELKYNKEGKANVMLRDLGSLENFGPKDLTEEDFKLLEKADYVCLFNWAGTRKYGTELAKAVFRHVKEKGVGKTYYDTADPSPNEREISRLVKEVFLSNIIDILSLNENEAVRYASIIGSEEKIGGKTLEEKARKSGEILSNQISSRIDLHTTAFSSTFKNGKEVHVPTFKVDVLRATGAGDAWNAGNIFADAHDFPDSLRLTFANAVAAYYISSPEAEHPTLEELRKFLRRKR from the coding sequence ATGAGCTTAGATAGGCATGTGAATGAACTTTTAGGCTTGCTTGAAAGCTTGGAGCCTAAAGAGTTTAATGTAGTTGTTATGCCCGACTTTTTCCTAGACAGATTAGTCACAGTTGACCTTGACGTTTCTGGCTTTTCCAAAATGCTGGCAGAAATTGTCTCACGTAAAGGTGGAGCTATAGACGGAATCAAACAATTAGAATTTAGAGGGGGAAACACTGCAAACACGGCTTCAGCTCTCGCCAAACTAGGAGCAAAAGTACAGGTAATAATTCAAACAGGCAAAATTGGAATGCAAATGCTGGAACACTACCTTAAACCTTTAGAAGTAGACCTATCTCACGTTAAGGTAAAAGGAAAAACATCAATTACTACAGCTATAGAACTGAAATACAACAAAGAAGGAAAAGCCAACGTTATGCTAAGAGATTTAGGCTCCCTAGAAAACTTCGGCCCGAAAGACCTGACAGAAGAGGACTTTAAACTCTTAGAAAAGGCAGATTATGTTTGTCTTTTTAATTGGGCTGGAACCAGAAAGTATGGAACCGAACTGGCAAAGGCAGTTTTCCGCCATGTAAAGGAAAAAGGTGTGGGCAAAACATACTATGACACCGCAGATCCAAGCCCAAATGAAAGAGAAATAAGCAGACTTGTAAAAGAGGTTTTCCTTTCGAATATAATTGACATTTTAAGTCTAAACGAAAATGAAGCAGTTAGATATGCGTCCATAATTGGCTCAGAAGAAAAAATCGGAGGAAAAACTTTAGAAGAGAAGGCAAGAAAAAGCGGTGAAATCTTGTCAAACCAAATAAGCAGCCGCATAGACCTTCACACAACAGCCTTTTCTTCCACGTTCAAAAACGGAAAGGAAGTTCATGTCCCAACTTTCAAAGTGGATGTTTTAAGGGCTACAGGCGCCGGCGACGCATGGAACGCTGGAAACATCTTCGCAGACGCCCACGATTTTCCGGATAGTCTGCGATTAACATTTGCAAATGCAGTTGCAGCCTATTATATATCCAGCCCGGAAGCAGAACACCCAACATTGGAAGAACTGCGAAAGTTTCTAAGAAGAAAACGTTAA
- a CDS encoding methylmalonyl-CoA mutase family protein: MERWERETVPKTLARMPERRKEFFTHSNIPVKRIYTPLDIKDADYLRDLGFPGEYPFTRGVYATMYRGRFWTMRQYAGFGTAEQTNERFKYLLEHGQTGLSVAFDFPTQLGYDCDHPMAKGEVGKAGVSVSTLRDMEIIFDGIPLDKVTTSMTINAPATVLLAMYIAVAEKQGVPQEKLGGTVQNDILKEYAARGMYIFPPKPSMKLVTDIFEYCSRHMPRWNTISISGYHIREAGSTAVQEVAFTLANAIAYVQAAIDRGLDLDKFASRLSFFFAAHNNFFEEIAKFRAARRLWAKIMRERFGAKNPASWRLRFHTQTSGCTLTAQQPLNNIVRVTLQALAAVLGGTQSLHTNSFDEALALPSELAVRVALRTQQIIAYESGVADTIDPLAGSYYVEWLTDKIEEEALRYIEKIDSMGGAVEAIEKGYIQREIVESSYRYQREVEEKDRIIVGVNEFITEEKVPIEILKIDPKIEERLTERLNVVKKQRNNAKVKETLEELRKAAEKDENLMPVILKAVKAYATTGEICGVLREVYGEYKPPMIF; the protein is encoded by the coding sequence ATGGAACGTTGGGAAAGGGAGACTGTTCCGAAAACTCTGGCTAGGATGCCTGAAAGAAGAAAAGAATTCTTTACGCATTCTAATATTCCAGTTAAGAGAATTTACACTCCGCTTGACATTAAAGATGCAGATTATCTGCGAGACTTAGGTTTCCCAGGCGAGTATCCGTTCACACGTGGCGTTTATGCCACCATGTACAGGGGTAGATTCTGGACTATGCGCCAATATGCGGGATTCGGAACCGCCGAGCAGACGAATGAACGGTTCAAATATTTGCTTGAGCATGGGCAGACGGGCCTAAGCGTAGCCTTCGACTTTCCAACCCAGCTTGGATATGACTGTGACCATCCTATGGCTAAGGGGGAAGTTGGAAAAGCAGGAGTAAGCGTTAGCACATTACGGGACATGGAAATAATATTCGACGGGATTCCGCTTGACAAGGTTACCACTTCGATGACAATAAACGCTCCGGCAACCGTGCTTCTAGCCATGTACATTGCTGTCGCCGAAAAGCAAGGGGTACCACAAGAAAAGCTTGGTGGAACAGTTCAAAACGACATTTTAAAGGAATATGCAGCAAGGGGAATGTACATTTTTCCACCCAAGCCTTCAATGAAGCTTGTAACAGACATTTTTGAATACTGCTCTAGGCATATGCCAAGATGGAACACAATAAGCATAAGCGGCTATCACATTCGTGAGGCAGGCTCAACCGCCGTGCAAGAAGTTGCCTTCACACTTGCAAATGCAATTGCTTATGTGCAAGCTGCAATTGACCGAGGCTTAGACCTAGACAAGTTTGCAAGCCGTCTTTCATTCTTCTTTGCAGCGCACAACAACTTCTTCGAAGAAATAGCAAAGTTCAGAGCAGCACGAAGACTTTGGGCAAAAATAATGCGTGAACGCTTCGGAGCTAAAAATCCGGCTTCTTGGCGGCTTCGTTTCCACACACAGACAAGCGGCTGCACGCTTACGGCGCAACAACCACTCAACAACATTGTAAGAGTTACGCTTCAAGCTTTGGCCGCAGTACTAGGTGGGACTCAATCCTTGCATACAAACTCTTTTGACGAAGCCTTAGCTTTACCATCAGAGCTCGCAGTGAGAGTGGCGCTTAGAACCCAGCAAATAATTGCTTATGAAAGCGGAGTAGCCGACACCATAGACCCACTTGCAGGCTCCTACTACGTAGAATGGTTAACAGATAAAATCGAAGAGGAAGCACTGCGTTACATAGAAAAAATTGACAGCATGGGCGGAGCAGTAGAAGCCATAGAGAAAGGCTATATTCAAAGAGAAATTGTTGAAAGCTCCTACCGCTACCAACGTGAGGTCGAAGAAAAAGATAGAATAATCGTTGGAGTAAACGAGTTTATCACCGAAGAGAAGGTTCCAATAGAAATTTTAAAAATTGACCCTAAAATCGAAGAAAGGCTTACTGAAAGGTTAAATGTGGTCAAAAAGCAGAGAAACAATGCGAAGGTTAAGGAAACCCTTGAAGAGTTGAGAAAAGCAGCTGAAAAAGACGAGAATCTCATGCCAGTAATCTTAAAAGCCGTGAAAGCATACGCAACAACAGGCGAAATATGCGGAGTTTTAAGAGAAGTTTATGGAGAATATAAACCACCAATGATTTTCTAG
- a CDS encoding biotin/lipoyl-binding protein, producing the protein MLPVYNIKVGNKEFKIELTRTSENTFTAKIGEKTHEVKLSKGDSSKTMFSINVNGKEYGIKVEKISRRTPFTIKIDDLDFKVQLAQPERKLSYTPTVTAGPALARREKAVAEAMEGAVKTPMTGKIVSVKVKEGEEVKEGQVVCILEAMKMENEISAPKSGKVKEIRVSEGTAVNEGDILLIIE; encoded by the coding sequence ATGTTGCCAGTTTATAACATCAAGGTGGGGAACAAAGAATTCAAAATAGAACTTACACGAACTTCAGAAAACACGTTTACAGCTAAAATAGGAGAGAAAACCCACGAAGTGAAACTGTCTAAAGGCGATTCATCAAAAACAATGTTTTCCATAAATGTTAACGGGAAAGAGTATGGAATTAAAGTTGAAAAAATCAGCAGAAGGACACCTTTCACAATAAAAATTGACGACTTAGACTTTAAAGTTCAACTTGCACAGCCAGAAAGAAAACTTTCATACACCCCAACAGTAACGGCTGGTCCAGCCCTAGCACGTAGAGAGAAAGCCGTTGCTGAAGCAATGGAAGGTGCAGTGAAAACGCCTATGACGGGAAAAATAGTTTCTGTAAAGGTTAAGGAAGGAGAAGAAGTAAAAGAGGGACAAGTTGTATGCATTTTGGAAGCCATGAAAATGGAAAATGAAATATCAGCCCCGAAAAGCGGAAAGGTTAAAGAGATAAGGGTTTCCGAGGGAACAGCAGTAAATGAGGGCGATATTCTCCTTATAATTGAGTAA
- a CDS encoding oxaloacetate decarboxylase subunit alpha gives MAKPVKITDTTFRDAHQSLMATRMRTESMLPIAEKIDEVGFFSLEMWGGATFDVCIRFLGEDPWERIRQLKKRIKKTPLQMLLRGQNIVGYHNYPDDVVIKFVEKAAENGIDIFRVFDALNDVRNMETAIKTVKRVGAFAEGTICYTISPVHTIEHYLEIAKQLAELECDSICIKDMAGILAPQPAYELVSAIKKEVGLPVHLHCHSTSGMAMMTYLKACEAGVDIIDTAFSPLAWGTSQPPVESIVAALKGTPYDPGLDMGLLVEIAEYFRELREKYFDPLHLINPKAERVDPSILIHQIPGGMFSNLISQLKEQNALHRLKEVLEEVPRVKKELGYPPLVTPTSQLVGSQAVFNVLSGKRYSIVPKEVKDYVKGFYGRPPAPIDEKVKKLIIGDEKPITCRPADMLEPLLDKIPEDVKQYFQQEEDALTYALFPTAAIEFFKKRARKAEEKKLESRRKKLVEIAAVSAAVALHLASEREVKAVIPSRKFKGVSPWVLAGRHRIIQRGEYVASL, from the coding sequence TTGGCGAAACCAGTCAAAATAACTGACACTACATTTCGTGACGCTCATCAGTCTTTAATGGCCACCCGTATGCGAACTGAGTCTATGCTTCCAATAGCTGAAAAAATTGATGAAGTAGGCTTTTTCTCGCTGGAGATGTGGGGAGGAGCCACATTCGACGTTTGCATACGGTTCCTAGGCGAAGACCCATGGGAAAGAATTAGGCAGCTGAAAAAGAGAATAAAGAAAACTCCGTTGCAGATGTTACTGCGGGGACAAAACATAGTTGGTTATCACAACTACCCAGACGACGTAGTGATAAAGTTCGTTGAGAAAGCAGCTGAAAACGGCATAGACATCTTCAGAGTTTTCGACGCCTTAAACGACGTTAGAAACATGGAAACCGCAATAAAAACTGTTAAACGTGTCGGGGCATTCGCCGAAGGAACAATATGCTACACGATAAGTCCAGTTCACACAATTGAGCATTACTTAGAAATAGCCAAGCAACTGGCCGAATTGGAGTGTGATTCAATCTGCATAAAAGACATGGCTGGAATCCTAGCGCCTCAACCAGCCTATGAGCTTGTCTCAGCTATTAAAAAAGAAGTAGGCTTACCAGTTCATTTACACTGTCACTCAACAAGCGGAATGGCAATGATGACATACCTAAAAGCATGCGAGGCGGGAGTAGACATAATTGACACGGCTTTTTCGCCGCTTGCTTGGGGGACATCACAGCCTCCAGTTGAAAGCATCGTAGCGGCCTTAAAGGGGACGCCGTACGATCCGGGCTTAGACATGGGGCTCCTAGTTGAAATAGCAGAATATTTCCGTGAACTCCGAGAGAAATACTTCGACCCGCTTCATCTAATCAATCCAAAGGCAGAGAGAGTTGACCCATCAATTCTTATTCATCAGATTCCAGGAGGAATGTTCTCCAACTTAATTTCTCAGTTAAAGGAGCAGAATGCACTTCATAGGCTTAAGGAAGTCTTAGAGGAAGTTCCACGTGTAAAAAAGGAGCTTGGTTATCCGCCGTTGGTTACGCCGACAAGCCAATTGGTGGGAAGCCAAGCAGTCTTTAATGTACTTTCAGGCAAGCGTTACAGTATTGTCCCAAAAGAAGTTAAGGATTATGTGAAAGGATTCTACGGTAGGCCTCCAGCGCCAATAGATGAGAAAGTTAAAAAATTAATTATCGGCGATGAAAAACCCATCACTTGCCGACCGGCAGACATGCTTGAACCCCTCTTAGACAAGATTCCAGAAGACGTCAAACAGTATTTCCAACAAGAAGAGGATGCACTTACCTATGCGCTCTTTCCCACAGCCGCTATCGAATTCTTTAAGAAAAGAGCCAGAAAGGCGGAGGAGAAAAAGCTTGAATCAAGAAGGAAGAAACTCGTCGAAATAGCTGCGGTTTCGGCGGCTGTAGCGCTGCATCTGGCAAGCGAAAGGGAAGTTAAAGCCGTAATTCCATCGAGAAAATTTAAAGGAGTCTCACCATGGGTTTTAGCCGGAAGGCATAGGATAATCCAGCGGGGTGAATATGTTGCCAGTTTATAA
- a CDS encoding methylmalonyl-CoA carboxyltransferase: MEFKEPTVEEKIELLRKMREKAKLGGGKERIEAQHAKGKLTARERIELLLDPDSFVEIDPFVVHRCTEFGMAEKKILGDGVVTGYGTIDGRLVFVFSQDFTVFGGSLGEMFAKKVCKIMDLAMKVGAPVIGLNDSGGARIQEGVASLAGYGDIFFRNVLASGVVPQISAIMGPCAGGAVYSPALTDFIIMVDKTSHMFITGPGVIKAVLGQEVTFEELGGALVHNQKSGVAHFIVKSEEECMQLIRTLMSYLPSNNMEDPPVVDTGDDPNRTDEHLAEIIPDDPDKPYDVKEVIYGVVDNGEFLEVQPLWAPNIVVGFARLNGRTVGIVANQPLYYAGALDINSSIKAGRFVRFCDAFNIPIITFVDVPGFLPGLDQEHGGIIRNGAKLLYAYCEATVPKITVILRKAYGGAYDVMGSKHSGADINMAWPTAEIAVMGPEGAINIIFRKELAKAKDPEKRRKELVAEYRRKFANPYVAAEKGYIDDVIEPAETRPKLISSLEMLVTKREPRPAKKHANIPL; this comes from the coding sequence ATGGAATTTAAGGAACCGACAGTTGAGGAAAAAATTGAGCTTTTGAGGAAAATGCGTGAAAAGGCGAAGCTTGGAGGGGGAAAGGAGCGAATAGAAGCTCAGCATGCTAAGGGAAAGCTTACAGCTAGAGAAAGAATCGAACTTTTGCTTGACCCAGACAGTTTTGTTGAAATAGACCCATTTGTCGTTCACAGATGCACCGAATTCGGCATGGCTGAAAAGAAAATTCTAGGCGACGGCGTAGTAACCGGCTACGGAACAATAGACGGCCGTCTAGTCTTCGTTTTCTCACAAGACTTCACAGTTTTCGGCGGTTCGCTCGGCGAAATGTTCGCAAAGAAGGTGTGCAAAATCATGGATTTAGCCATGAAAGTTGGAGCGCCAGTAATAGGCTTAAACGATTCTGGAGGAGCAAGAATACAGGAGGGCGTGGCTAGCCTAGCCGGCTACGGTGACATATTCTTTAGAAACGTCCTCGCCTCCGGAGTTGTCCCCCAAATCTCTGCTATTATGGGTCCCTGCGCCGGCGGAGCAGTTTATTCTCCAGCCTTAACAGACTTCATAATCATGGTTGACAAGACAAGCCACATGTTCATAACTGGGCCGGGTGTTATAAAAGCTGTTTTAGGTCAAGAAGTGACCTTCGAAGAGTTGGGCGGGGCGTTAGTTCATAATCAGAAAAGCGGAGTAGCCCACTTTATTGTGAAAAGCGAAGAGGAATGTATGCAGTTGATAAGAACTTTGATGAGTTACTTGCCTTCTAACAACATGGAGGACCCCCCGGTTGTTGACACTGGAGACGATCCAAACCGCACGGATGAGCATTTAGCGGAAATAATACCGGATGACCCGGACAAACCCTACGATGTTAAAGAGGTAATTTACGGCGTCGTTGACAACGGCGAGTTCTTGGAAGTCCAGCCTTTATGGGCGCCCAACATAGTTGTGGGCTTTGCGAGGCTTAACGGGCGAACCGTGGGGATAGTTGCAAACCAGCCGTTATACTATGCTGGAGCATTAGATATTAACTCCTCAATAAAAGCCGGACGGTTCGTAAGGTTCTGCGACGCATTCAACATTCCAATAATAACCTTCGTGGACGTGCCGGGCTTCTTGCCGGGCCTAGACCAAGAACATGGAGGAATCATAAGAAATGGGGCAAAACTGCTCTATGCCTATTGTGAGGCTACTGTGCCGAAAATAACGGTTATTCTACGTAAAGCCTACGGCGGAGCATACGACGTTATGGGAAGCAAGCATTCAGGAGCAGACATAAACATGGCTTGGCCGACAGCTGAAATTGCAGTTATGGGGCCTGAAGGAGCGATAAACATAATTTTCCGCAAAGAACTTGCCAAGGCAAAAGACCCTGAAAAAAGAAGGAAAGAGCTTGTGGCGGAATACAGAAGGAAGTTTGCTAACCCTTACGTCGCAGCGGAGAAAGGCTACATAGACGATGTTATAGAGCCGGCTGAAACAAGACCTAAACTGATAAGTTCATTGGAGATGCTCGTCACTAAGAGGGAGCCGAGACCAGCGAAGAAACATGCGAACATTCCACTGTAA